GAATCTGCCACTCCGGAACACGGTAACAATGCGTTGAAGCGTAAgaatgaagatttgaataatgatGTTGAGGATTCGGAAAACCCAACTTCACATAACAAAAGGATCGCCTTAGATAGCGAGCAATTGGAGAAGGAAGAAGCTTCTAGTGAAGTAATTGGTTCAAAAGGTGAAACACCTGGTAAAAACCAGGTGCggtttgatgatgaggaaaaCGATGAGCCCCACGATGAGCAAAATGAAGAGCACGAGGATGAGCAAAACGATGAGccaaaagatgaagataagGGCGAGCTAAAATATGATCAAACTGATAACCATAATAatggagaaaaagaagaggatgaGGAGCCTAAATTCAACGCAGTTACGGacaacaatgaagaaaattcCAAGGCAAAGACAGTTCTGCAAGATGAGgttgaaaagtttttaGAAGAAGCCGCCCTTTTATCCAAGCTAAGCCAGCCACAACCGGAGCCACAGCAACATCTTGAAGAATCTGCCCAGGCCACATCAAACCCCGTAGCAAGTCAAAAGGATTATGAACTGGACCCATCGTATGTGTCTTTTAGAATGTATTGCCCCGTCAAAGAAGCTAGCACCGTTGTCGGAAAACAGGGAGCCAAAATTAACCATTTAAGAGAAAAAGCTGATGTTAAAATACAAATAAGCGACAACTTGAGAGGAGTCCCAGAGAGAATCATCACAGTCAGGGGTACGGCGGAAAATGTTGCAAGAGCGTTTGGACTTATTGTTAGAACTATATTGGGCGAACCCGAAGACGTGCCTGCAAATTTGAGCAGTCAGCaatacaatttgaaattgctaGTCCCAAATGCCATTATTGGTTACATAATTGGCAAACAGGGTTTAAAGTTTAGAGAAATTGAGGAGAACTCAGCAGCGAAATTGAAAGCTGCAGAACAACCGTTACCACATTCCACCGATCGTGTTCTCAGTGTTTTGGGTGTGGCTGATGCTATT
The sequence above is a segment of the Candida orthopsilosis Co 90-125, chromosome 8 draft sequence genome. Coding sequences within it:
- a CDS encoding Pbp2 RNA binding protein — its product is MSESATPEHGNNALKRKNEDLNNDVEDSENPTSHNKRIALDSEQLEKEEASSEVIGSKGETPGKNQVRFDDEENDEPHDEQNEEHEDEQNDEPKDEDKGELKYDQTDNHNNGEKEEDEEPKFNAVTDNNEENSKAKTVSQDEVEKFLEEAALLSKLSQPQPEPQQHLEESAQATSNPVASQKDYESDPSYVSFRMYCPVKEASTVVGKQGAKINHLREKADVKIQISDNLRGVPERIITVRGTAENVARAFGLIVRTILGEPEDVPANLSSQQYNLKLLVPNAIIGYIIGKQGLKFREIEENSAAKLKAAEQPLPHSTDRVLSVLGVADAIHIAVYFIAEVVIEHKDVLKKGRVILYNPANHQHEENQHGGNQQQQQQQQHHQQQHHQSRFPSIPQIGAPPSNQYGSPIGYQKPFPSDSPHQPQSHQPYNFSMMFQPSVPPQQQYGIPQQMAPPPPPVSQGVPPQSQYTDEYNNTMIGEVIIKEPVLAGDKYNQDVFVANSSIGSVIGKGGNNIKHIRENSGCSYVKIEPDRGQSIMLGGGRGLTNIRRLTLTGSLESFQKAIYLINQRINADRERNSR